From a region of the Fischerella sp. JS2 genome:
- a CDS encoding glycosyltransferase family 4 protein has product MHLIVLELEPTSCRGGQEIVLFDICRGLAQRGHTISLVYTKVGNLLEQYQKFCSHVIKANLFTIYPPQSNFQFIVDILKINRNIPASKNSILLSNQYQDTFFARALALSKNIPLVCYLHLPPSHRILIGNTAIKSVKQFFRESYIRWQWQTGLKGVAQFIAVSNQTKRDWVIKGYPEDRIEVVHNGINLEIYTSPINFALRRKEWNIFEDTRVISYIGRLDPEKGLETLIKAFAILLISGAKTQLLIAGKPINENEEYQKSLEQLIIDLGIENYVSFLGHITNTTSLYQVSDVTVLPSLWSEPFGRVIVESMACGTPVVASHVGGIPEILTGEFQKGLFEPGNERDLSDTLNRVMNWRENDSELGQRCREHVLTKFSLDTMIDGVEKVFERRLSPARN; this is encoded by the coding sequence ATGCACCTGATTGTTTTAGAACTAGAACCAACTTCTTGTCGGGGTGGACAGGAAATAGTCCTATTTGATATTTGTCGTGGTCTTGCTCAAAGAGGACATACTATTAGTCTGGTTTATACGAAAGTAGGGAATTTACTTGAGCAGTATCAAAAGTTTTGTAGCCATGTTATCAAGGCTAATTTATTTACAATTTATCCACCACAATCTAACTTTCAATTTATAGTTGATATTTTGAAAATAAATAGGAATATCCCAGCTAGCAAAAATAGTATCTTGCTTAGTAATCAGTATCAAGATACTTTTTTTGCTCGTGCTTTAGCTTTATCAAAAAATATACCTTTGGTATGTTATTTGCATTTACCTCCATCTCATAGAATATTAATTGGTAACACCGCAATAAAAAGTGTAAAACAGTTTTTTAGAGAGTCATATATTAGATGGCAGTGGCAAACTGGACTCAAAGGTGTGGCACAGTTTATTGCTGTTTCAAATCAAACGAAGCGAGATTGGGTTATAAAGGGCTATCCAGAAGATAGAATTGAGGTCGTACATAACGGAATTAACCTAGAAATATACACATCTCCAATTAATTTTGCCCTTAGGAGAAAAGAATGGAATATCTTTGAAGATACCAGAGTAATTTCCTATATTGGTAGGTTAGATCCAGAAAAGGGATTAGAAACGCTAATTAAAGCATTTGCTATTTTGCTGATAAGCGGTGCTAAAACTCAATTATTAATTGCTGGAAAACCGATCAACGAGAATGAGGAATATCAAAAATCCTTAGAACAGTTAATAATCGATTTGGGCATAGAAAATTATGTTAGCTTTCTAGGTCATATAACTAATACCACCAGTTTATACCAGGTAAGTGATGTCACAGTTCTACCTAGTTTATGGTCAGAGCCTTTTGGAAGGGTAATTGTAGAATCAATGGCATGTGGAACTCCTGTGGTGGCTAGTCACGTTGGAGGAATACCGGAGATTTTGACAGGAGAGTTTCAAAAAGGACTGTTTGAACCAGGAAATGAACGAGATTTATCAGATACTCTCAATCGAGTTATGAATTGGAGAGAGAATGACTCCGAGTTAGGGCAAAGATGCCGTGAGCATGTGTTAACAAAATTCAGTTTGGACACAATGATTGATGGTGTTGAAAAAGTATTTGAACGCCGATTAAGTCCAGCGAGGAACTAG
- the hepA gene encoding heterocyst formation ABC transporter subunit HepA, translating into MIFTAVGNYIHFKLAITISKLLKATSFWQDNYFIFREFKYFPRMAILALLYLLIAAVLEGFGIGFILSFLQSLTNPSAPPIQTGIAWFDVWILGVNAPAADRIYRICALIIMTTWLRSLFNYLGQVYNQKTQLHLADRLRRRVFEQLQALSLSYFTKTRSGDLINSITSEIYQLIQAFNVISFVFTKSSILLVYIVSMLLLSWQLTLISVMLFSLLSVGMTTLLGRVREASFERTIAGSWYTSVALEFINGIRTVQAFAAQDYERKRFYDASTKLLKSATKSVSAMSLIEPISEGVSITMLIGMLILAFRFLIQNGLLESASLLTFLFVLLRVAPNVRAIDAARAQFNNFQGAFHNIKELLRTDNKTYLQNGKVQFAGLQRAIRFVGVDFGYDANELVLHNISLTIERGKMTALVGASGAGKSTLADLIPRFYDPTRGKILIDGVNLREYEINSLRRKIAVVSQDTFIFNTSVRNNIAYAMEEVDEAAIMEAARLAHALEFIQELPEGFDTQLGDRGVRLSGGQRQRIAIARALLRDPDILILDEATSALDSVSERLIQESLDKLAVGRTVIAIAHRLSTIVRANKVVVLEQGRIIEQGGYQELLAQHGKLWKYHQLQHELSQVG; encoded by the coding sequence ATGATATTTACTGCTGTAGGAAATTACATACATTTTAAACTGGCAATTACAATTTCTAAGCTGTTAAAAGCTACAAGTTTTTGGCAAGATAATTATTTTATCTTCCGAGAGTTCAAATACTTTCCTCGCATGGCAATTTTGGCTCTGTTATATCTTCTCATAGCAGCAGTTTTAGAAGGATTTGGTATTGGTTTTATTCTGTCGTTTTTACAAAGTTTGACCAATCCTAGCGCACCACCAATCCAAACAGGTATTGCCTGGTTTGATGTTTGGATATTAGGAGTAAATGCTCCTGCTGCTGATCGCATCTATCGAATATGTGCGCTGATTATTATGACAACATGGTTACGTTCACTTTTTAATTACTTAGGACAGGTTTATAATCAGAAAACTCAGTTGCATCTTGCTGACCGACTGCGTAGACGAGTTTTTGAACAATTGCAAGCATTAAGTCTGAGTTATTTTACCAAGACGCGTTCTGGTGATTTAATCAATAGCATCACATCTGAGATATACCAGCTAATACAAGCTTTTAATGTAATTTCTTTTGTTTTTACCAAGAGTTCAATTTTATTGGTTTATATAGTGTCAATGTTATTACTATCGTGGCAACTGACGCTGATTTCTGTGATGCTGTTTAGTTTGCTATCGGTAGGGATGACAACATTATTAGGACGGGTACGGGAGGCTAGTTTTGAAAGGACAATTGCTGGTAGCTGGTATACTTCAGTGGCGCTGGAATTTATCAATGGTATTCGCACAGTTCAGGCATTTGCAGCTCAAGACTATGAGCGCAAACGGTTTTATGATGCTAGTACCAAGCTCCTAAAAAGTGCGACCAAATCTGTTTCAGCGATGTCATTGATAGAACCCATCTCAGAAGGGGTTTCGATCACAATGCTGATTGGAATGCTGATTCTAGCATTTAGGTTCCTAATTCAGAATGGACTGTTGGAATCAGCTTCGCTGTTGACATTTTTATTCGTCTTACTGCGTGTTGCACCAAATGTGCGTGCGATCGATGCAGCCAGAGCGCAGTTCAACAATTTTCAAGGAGCATTTCACAATATTAAGGAACTGCTGAGAACCGACAACAAAACTTACTTACAAAATGGTAAAGTTCAGTTTGCAGGATTGCAGCGAGCCATCAGGTTTGTAGGTGTAGATTTTGGCTACGATGCGAATGAATTGGTATTACATAATATTTCTCTAACTATCGAACGGGGAAAGATGACAGCACTAGTTGGCGCATCTGGTGCTGGTAAATCAACATTGGCTGATTTAATTCCAAGATTTTACGATCCAACCAGAGGTAAAATTCTTATAGATGGTGTAAATCTGCGAGAATACGAGATTAACTCCCTGCGCCGCAAGATAGCTGTCGTCAGTCAGGATACATTCATTTTTAATACTTCTGTCCGCAATAATATTGCCTATGCAATGGAAGAGGTAGATGAAGCTGCAATTATGGAAGCAGCTCGATTGGCTCATGCGCTGGAATTTATTCAAGAGTTACCAGAAGGCTTTGATACCCAGCTTGGAGATCGAGGAGTGCGCCTATCTGGAGGACAACGTCAGCGTATAGCGATCGCTCGTGCTTTGCTGCGTGATCCAGATATTCTGATCTTAGATGAGGCGACGAGTGCCTTAGACTCTGTGTCTGAAAGGTTAATTCAAGAGTCTTTAGACAAGCTTGCTGTTGGTCGAACAGTGATTGCGATCGCTCATCGCCTTTCTACAATTGTCCGAGCCAATAAAGTCGTAGTCCTTGAGCAGGGACGCATTATAGAGCAAGGGGGATATCAAGAGTTATTAGCACAGCATGGCAAACTCTGGAAATATCACCAACTTCAGCATGAATTGAGTCAAGTAGGCTAG
- a CDS encoding glycosyltransferase family 4 protein: MHLIVLENEPSSCRGGQELSLFEVCRALSERGHKISLIYIQEGNLLEGYQAFCDQILKINRYVFDRRKTTEVLEFIASLAAASKITASKNSVVLINQYHEAFFGSCLSFFKNTNFVSFLRIPPFAFNSQKRIGIKGINKFIAVSNHTKFDWVKFGIAADKIDVVYNGTNTEKFKLLDKLLENNIAKKKEWNIPEYFRVITYVGRLDKTKGLETLIGAFALLVKSGINAKLLVAGKPLVHLGEDGKESPIIGEKYKLSLQQLSKDLGIEKNVDFLGHVADTVSLYQVSDITVLPSQWSEPFGRVIIESMACGTPVVASRIGGIPEVLTGEFQQWLFEPGNQLDLADKLNRIIHWRDRDFHLAYRCREHVLSKFTIDKMIDGIEKVLLQVVKQSTC; encoded by the coding sequence ATGCACCTGATTGTTTTAGAAAATGAACCGTCTTCTTGTCGTGGTGGACAAGAATTGAGTCTGTTTGAAGTTTGTCGCGCTCTGTCTGAACGTGGACATAAAATTAGTTTAATTTATATACAAGAAGGAAATTTACTTGAGGGTTATCAAGCTTTTTGTGACCAGATTCTTAAGATTAATCGTTACGTATTTGATCGAAGAAAAACTACTGAAGTATTAGAGTTTATTGCTAGTCTTGCTGCTGCTAGTAAGATTACAGCAAGTAAAAATAGTGTGGTATTAATCAATCAATATCATGAGGCTTTTTTTGGTTCTTGTTTATCATTTTTTAAAAATACTAATTTTGTTTCTTTTCTAAGAATACCCCCATTCGCGTTTAATAGTCAAAAACGCATTGGAATTAAAGGCATTAATAAGTTTATTGCAGTTTCAAATCATACAAAGTTTGATTGGGTGAAATTTGGGATTGCAGCAGATAAAATAGATGTTGTCTACAATGGAACAAATACAGAAAAATTTAAACTATTAGATAAACTATTAGAAAACAATATTGCAAAGAAAAAAGAATGGAATATTCCTGAATATTTTAGAGTCATCACCTATGTAGGCAGACTAGATAAAACTAAGGGTTTAGAAACATTAATTGGAGCCTTTGCTTTACTTGTAAAAAGTGGTATTAATGCCAAGTTATTGGTTGCTGGTAAGCCTTTAGTTCATTTAGGAGAAGATGGAAAAGAAAGTCCAATCATAGGCGAAAAATACAAACTATCTTTACAACAGCTATCAAAGGATTTAGGTATAGAAAAGAATGTGGATTTTTTGGGACATGTAGCAGATACAGTCTCCCTTTACCAAGTTAGTGATATCACAGTTTTACCTAGTCAATGGTCAGAACCTTTTGGCAGAGTCATTATTGAATCAATGGCTTGTGGAACTCCTGTGGTAGCTAGCAGAATTGGTGGTATTCCCGAAGTTTTGACCGGAGAATTTCAACAATGGCTGTTTGAACCTGGTAATCAACTAGATTTAGCAGATAAATTGAATCGGATTATTCATTGGAGAGATCGTGATTTTCATTTAGCTTATAGGTGTCGTGAGCATGTTTTAAGCAAGTTCACTATAGACAAAATGATTGATGGTATTGAGAAAGTGCTATTGCAGGTTGTCAAACAATCAACCTGTTGA
- a CDS encoding glycosyltransferase family 4 protein: MHLAYVTSYNVLDNSDWPENLVGLRGAGYHLAQHLEKQSVQLDYIGPLKQEYRFINRFKRKFYRKFLHKVYACWADPAVIRDYADQVSKKLSSSSAKIVLCPENAQTIAYLECKQPIVLWTDAPQTVLIDFYSIFSNFCNESKRHVYALEKAALDRSKLVIFLSDWAAQNAIKIYGINPSKIRVVPWGANIECNRTYEDINNILKSKNTRYCRLLFIGVDWLRKGGDTVLEVAKELNQVGLNTELIVVGSEPPTSESFPNYVKFLGFINKYTTEGIKQINELFCTSHFLIVPSRAETYGHVFCEANSFGLPSLATNVGGIPTIIKDGVNGKTFAINSSVKEYSNYIADLMSNYNEYKRLAHSSFHEYQSRLNWAVAAKTAKKLIMELV; encoded by the coding sequence ATGCATCTAGCATACGTTACTAGTTATAATGTTTTAGACAACTCGGATTGGCCTGAAAATTTAGTAGGACTTCGAGGAGCAGGTTATCATTTAGCACAACACTTAGAAAAGCAATCTGTACAACTTGATTATATCGGACCATTGAAGCAAGAATATAGATTTATAAATAGGTTTAAGAGAAAATTTTATAGGAAATTTTTGCATAAAGTTTATGCCTGCTGGGCAGATCCAGCAGTGATCAGAGACTATGCAGATCAAGTTTCTAAAAAGTTATCTAGTTCCAGCGCAAAGATAGTTCTATGCCCAGAGAATGCTCAAACAATAGCATATCTCGAATGTAAGCAGCCTATTGTTCTCTGGACAGATGCACCTCAGACAGTATTAATTGATTTTTATTCTATTTTTAGCAATTTTTGTAATGAGTCCAAAAGACACGTATATGCTTTAGAGAAAGCAGCATTAGATAGAAGTAAATTAGTGATATTTTTATCAGATTGGGCTGCTCAAAATGCTATCAAAATTTATGGAATTAACCCATCTAAAATAAGAGTAGTTCCTTGGGGAGCAAATATAGAATGTAATAGAACCTATGAGGATATTAATAATATATTGAAATCTAAAAATACACGTTATTGTAGATTATTATTTATTGGAGTTGACTGGTTAAGGAAAGGAGGAGATACGGTACTAGAGGTAGCTAAAGAATTAAATCAAGTTGGCTTGAATACAGAATTAATAGTAGTTGGTTCCGAACCTCCCACAAGTGAAAGCTTTCCCAATTACGTCAAATTTCTTGGTTTTATTAATAAATATACAACAGAAGGTATTAAGCAAATCAATGAATTATTTTGTACATCTCATTTCTTAATTGTACCTTCCAGAGCAGAAACTTATGGACACGTTTTTTGTGAAGCCAACTCTTTTGGACTTCCTTCTTTAGCTACAAATGTTGGTGGTATACCAACTATTATCAAAGATGGTGTCAATGGAAAAACTTTTGCAATTAACTCTAGCGTGAAAGAATACTCTAATTATATTGCTGATCTCATGTCTAATTATAATGAATATAAAAGATTAGCTCACTCATCATTTCATGAATATCAATCTCGTTTAAATTGGGCAGTAGCTGCAAAAACTGCAAAAAAATTAATTATGGAGCTAGTGTAG
- a CDS encoding glycosyltransferase family 4 protein, with protein MDKDKGLETLIAAFSLLIKSGINAKLLIAGNPILHFAADGKEHPEEGEKYKRSLERLSIDLGIENKVDFLGHVADTVSLYQVSDVTVLPSQWSEPFGRVIIESMACGTPVVASRIGGIPEVLTGEFQQWLFEPGNQLDLADKLNRIIHWRDRDFHLAYRCREHILGKFTIDKMIDGIEKVLLQVTKQ; from the coding sequence TTGGACAAAGATAAAGGATTAGAAACGCTAATTGCAGCCTTTTCTTTACTTATAAAAAGTGGTATTAATGCCAAGTTATTGATTGCTGGAAATCCTATACTTCACTTTGCTGCTGATGGGAAAGAACATCCGGAAGAAGGTGAAAAATACAAGCGTTCCTTGGAAAGGTTATCCATAGATTTAGGTATAGAAAATAAAGTGGATTTTTTGGGACATGTAGCAGATACAGTCTCCCTTTATCAAGTTAGTGATGTCACAGTTTTACCTAGTCAATGGTCAGAACCTTTTGGCAGAGTCATTATTGAATCAATGGCTTGTGGAACTCCTGTGGTAGCTAGCAGAATTGGTGGTATTCCCGAAGTTTTGACCGGAGAATTTCAACAATGGCTGTTTGAACCTGGTAATCAACTAGATTTAGCAGATAAATTGAATCGGATTATTCATTGGAGAGATCGTGATTTTCATTTAGCTTATAGGTGTCGTGAGCATATTTTAGGCAAGTTCACTATAGACAAAATGATTGATGGTATTGAGAAAGTGCTATTGCAGGTTACTAAACAGTGA
- a CDS encoding lysophospholipase, with translation MTHIEGTFIGAGGLNLYYQSWQPEGELRAIIAIVHGLGAHSGLFINAVQHLLPLGYAVYAFDLRGHGRSPGQRGHINSWAELREDLHTFLTHIQEQSSGCAYFLWGHSLGAVIAVDYALRFPQSLQGLILTAPALGKVNLPLLKVALGRMLSQVWPNFSLKVGFDKGKNLRGQNYLTIQDPLRHEYGSARLAAEFFATEKWVETHACELQVPLLILYSSDDKITPPEGSVAFFQKIAFPDKESYEYAGDYHDFHQDINYQKILVDLENWLERHLDGEIENQSSRCLIKIPTFKTKPLIH, from the coding sequence ATGACACACATCGAAGGAACCTTCATAGGAGCAGGAGGGCTTAATCTTTATTATCAAAGCTGGCAGCCAGAGGGAGAATTACGGGCAATTATTGCTATAGTACACGGCTTGGGAGCGCATAGCGGATTATTTATCAATGCCGTGCAGCATTTATTGCCTTTGGGTTATGCTGTCTACGCTTTCGATCTACGAGGACATGGGCGATCGCCTGGACAACGAGGACATATTAATTCCTGGGCAGAGTTGCGAGAAGATTTGCATACCTTTTTGACACATATTCAGGAACAAAGTTCTGGTTGTGCATATTTTTTGTGGGGTCATAGTTTAGGCGCAGTCATAGCTGTAGATTACGCCTTGCGCTTTCCTCAAAGCTTGCAGGGATTAATCCTAACAGCACCTGCTTTAGGAAAAGTTAACCTGCCTCTGTTAAAAGTGGCACTGGGGCGAATGCTTTCACAAGTCTGGCCAAACTTTAGTCTGAAAGTAGGTTTTGATAAGGGTAAAAATTTGCGAGGTCAGAATTATCTCACCATTCAAGACCCACTAAGGCATGAGTATGGTAGTGCGCGACTTGCTGCGGAGTTTTTCGCCACTGAAAAATGGGTTGAAACTCATGCTTGTGAATTACAAGTGCCTTTGCTAATTCTCTATAGCAGTGACGATAAGATCACACCGCCAGAAGGCAGCGTGGCATTTTTCCAAAAAATAGCCTTTCCTGACAAAGAAAGCTATGAGTATGCCGGCGACTACCACGACTTTCATCAGGATATCAATTACCAAAAAATACTTGTAGATTTGGAGAATTGGCTAGAAAGACATTTGGATGGAGAAATAGAAAATCAATCATCAAGGTGTCTGATAAAAATACCTACTTTCAAGACCAAACCTTTGATTCATTAG
- a CDS encoding AMP-dependent synthetase/ligase codes for MMLCTNQIYKAPPNSGEVVLGRTLPSLLDEACDRTPNSRAFNQLTQTGWQALSNHEFRTTVTELALGLLDLQLEAGDRIALLMHSDVYFCIADMGSLLAGLVNVPIDLTQTIEHIIFILRHTEAKALIISDLDLLSQIIPYLQNATQLKTIIVADVPIEWHQRRQQLTCEQNREYEKTLNDQIKIIPDNFCLSLPLLHSPASAAQSVIDILQCIQVFSLEEIRSQGRTKISEFSFQELNGKLIANDLVTIIYIPGVTGEPQGVMLTHENLSANAVAMFTGIPDLGLGTEEIVLSFLPLTHVFARVLVYGHIKYGHSIYFSNSNRVLKHLKEVKPTIFATVPLLLEKVYNKLLEAGEKNQKQIKKEKHLRVKLPRPNITLSSLKFSTNWVRKTSLATWREATVRLSTTGRALKTHLLSPPNSISARQFYLPLSQSVMNWAIKIAQKYELGKIPQRRYALMLKLADRLVFSQWRAVFGSNIKYLISGGATLKAEIANLFAAAGIKILQGYGLTETSSAVTCNRGQFNHAGTVGVAIAGVEITIAEDGEILTRSPYITQGYYKNPQATQHLIDAEGWLHTGDLGEFTSDSFLKITGLKKSRFKLSTGKYVTPQPIESRLEKSPLVTKAVTVGADRKFCAMLIFPNLDNLQQQALSIGIDLPTEELLQHPCIMALYQGLVDEANCHLPHWSTVKKFRLVNANFTVENGLIALNQEVNRVKILEIFAQEINAIYEEKRMQRNENATIEQIDNLCPVNQRFSCPVFAQSLSS; via the coding sequence ATGATGTTATGTACAAATCAGATCTATAAAGCGCCTCCCAACTCTGGAGAAGTAGTGTTAGGGCGTACTTTGCCTTCCTTACTAGATGAAGCGTGCGATCGCACTCCTAACTCCCGTGCTTTCAATCAATTGACACAAACAGGCTGGCAAGCTTTATCTAATCACGAATTTCGCACGACTGTCACAGAATTGGCATTAGGCTTGCTGGATTTGCAACTAGAAGCAGGTGATCGCATTGCTTTACTCATGCACAGCGATGTCTATTTTTGCATTGCTGACATGGGTTCCTTACTTGCAGGTTTGGTGAATGTACCAATTGATTTAACTCAAACAATTGAACACATTATTTTCATTTTGCGGCACACAGAAGCCAAGGCGCTGATTATTTCTGATCTAGACTTGCTCTCTCAAATCATTCCTTACCTGCAAAATGCTACCCAACTCAAAACAATAATAGTTGCTGATGTTCCGATTGAGTGGCATCAAAGGCGACAACAATTAACCTGTGAACAGAATAGGGAATATGAAAAAACACTCAATGATCAAATTAAGATAATTCCTGATAATTTTTGTTTGTCCCTACCACTATTACACTCACCAGCGTCAGCTGCACAATCAGTTATAGATATTCTGCAATGTATTCAAGTTTTTTCACTGGAGGAAATTCGCTCTCAGGGACGGACAAAAATTTCTGAATTTAGTTTTCAGGAACTAAATGGCAAACTGATAGCTAATGACCTGGTCACAATTATTTATATTCCTGGAGTTACTGGAGAACCGCAAGGGGTAATGCTTACCCATGAAAATCTCTCTGCCAATGCAGTGGCAATGTTTACAGGAATACCTGATTTAGGATTGGGAACAGAGGAAATAGTTCTTTCTTTTCTGCCGTTAACCCATGTTTTTGCTCGTGTCCTTGTCTATGGACATATTAAATATGGTCACAGCATTTATTTCAGCAATTCTAATCGGGTATTAAAACACCTCAAAGAAGTCAAGCCAACAATATTTGCTACAGTTCCTTTGCTTTTAGAAAAAGTTTATAACAAGCTTTTAGAAGCAGGAGAAAAAAATCAAAAACAGATTAAAAAAGAAAAACATCTACGGGTAAAATTGCCCCGTCCTAACATTACATTGTCATCCTTAAAGTTTTCTACCAACTGGGTGAGAAAAACTTCGCTTGCTACTTGGCGAGAAGCTACTGTGCGGTTATCTACAACAGGAAGAGCCCTAAAAACACATTTACTTTCGCCACCCAACTCTATTTCAGCGCGTCAATTCTATCTTCCCTTATCTCAATCAGTAATGAATTGGGCAATAAAAATAGCCCAGAAATATGAATTAGGAAAAATACCACAACGTCGATATGCTTTGATGTTGAAATTGGCAGATAGGCTAGTATTTTCACAGTGGCGTGCTGTTTTTGGTAGCAATATAAAATACTTAATTAGCGGAGGTGCTACTTTAAAAGCAGAAATTGCAAATTTATTTGCGGCTGCGGGAATAAAAATTTTGCAAGGCTATGGTTTAACAGAAACTAGTTCAGCCGTAACTTGTAATCGTGGCCAATTCAATCATGCTGGAACTGTAGGTGTAGCGATCGCTGGCGTAGAAATTACGATAGCCGAAGATGGGGAAATTCTCACTAGAAGTCCTTACATTACTCAAGGCTATTACAAAAACCCACAAGCTACCCAGCACCTAATCGACGCTGAAGGTTGGTTACATACAGGCGACTTAGGGGAATTTACATCTGATAGTTTTCTCAAAATTACTGGTTTGAAGAAAAGCCGTTTTAAACTTTCTACAGGTAAGTATGTCACACCACAACCAATAGAAAGCAGGTTAGAAAAATCTCCTTTAGTAACAAAAGCTGTGACTGTAGGTGCTGATCGCAAGTTTTGTGCCATGCTGATTTTTCCTAATTTAGATAATTTACAGCAGCAGGCTTTATCAATAGGAATTGATTTACCAACTGAAGAATTACTTCAGCATCCTTGCATCATGGCTTTATATCAAGGATTGGTGGATGAAGCTAATTGTCATTTGCCTCATTGGTCAACTGTAAAAAAATTCCGGCTAGTTAATGCTAATTTCACTGTTGAGAATGGACTAATAGCATTAAATCAGGAGGTAAATAGAGTCAAAATTTTAGAGATATTTGCTCAAGAAATTAATGCAATATATGAAGAAAAGAGGATGCAAAGAAACGAGAATGCCACAATAGAACAAATAGATAATTTATGTCCGGTGAATCAGAGATTTTCATGTCCTGTGTTTGCTCAATCTCTGAGTTCTTAG